Proteins encoded by one window of Osmerus eperlanus unplaced genomic scaffold, fOsmEpe2.1 SCAFFOLD_535, whole genome shotgun sequence:
- the LOC134016656 gene encoding histone-lysine N-methyltransferase 2B-like codes for MGYLTELSSNGGKLYPVGYQCSRLFWSTVDPRRPCKYTCRVTEVSSPLPGRLGQPPWEHELNKTIAHSPHHGQEMENPDMVTSCPPIEAPSSTVSPPPN; via the exons ATGGGCTATCTGACCGAACTGTCTTCCAACGGAGGAAAGCTGTACCCTGTGGGTTACCA GTGTTCCCGCCTGTTCTGGAGCACGGTGGACCCCAGGAGGCCCTGTAAGTACACCTGCAGGGTGACGGAGGTGAGCAGCCCTCTGCCGGGCCGGCTGGGCCAGCCTCCCTGGGAGCACGAGCTGAACAAGACCATCGCCCACAGCCCCCACCACGGCCAGG AAATGGAGAACCCAGACATGGTGACGAGCTGTCCACCAATCGAGGCTCCTTCCAGCACCGTGTCCCCGCCTCCAAACTAG
- the LOC134016657 gene encoding histone-lysine N-methyltransferase 2B-like: protein MTLRSGGAPQPLLPPLQLPSQGLRPPGLAAPPERPAGLGLQLGLRPHLPVLPPRRGQPSLRPPPLPQRRQAFKIATPVSAELPQDFLVSSEAEDSVTAPNGGSLPPGNLEEEVARLMADPELTFTPLDADTEVAVASLLNAKLEFDEALLNENVVLHCGSQAGARGEADGETQGGEEAASEGRQGGVEAAKAAGAFPKAVSSGEGLDHASSDEDMDHYLKFSRTVVVREAAKDAGSTAPTTARRATAARGRASRAPGGAGKAKLPSPPAVSQVANHNTLSKTLVISMERIDAIPTQSPHKQEKPACVPETEPASSSSLFMETSDINNEFSVQEEVLMDAEAQKEVLLDPSTGHFISADDGSVVYLANNAGLDKDDGTSSTDSLAGEEDNRDPDYSPELPPAKKPAAASPMKTKTIIMKARPMPTVNLKSAPLGAPPTPPQVIKVSLPPGQPPRAVSSAPTITVRAIPRTGPSPIVINGLNTLPLQAGAPRGQTIAIRLNPTKSALPQPPAPVLAQPGAPPLAPPSGPAPQVLLVNRQGQILIKDPRTNTYQTLTTSSPSYARISQIAKIIHSSAPRPAPRVVITPTPVPRVQNAVPANPTPRSYTPTGSTKKVFVRATPLLSAGRQAGARVKNVSHPGSPDGMAQSIIDQAMASHRERTRPNILTSPHTPRPSQPPLSPSQPPLSPSQFSVHPYLGKLQPPVAFAPGGFQPAIVPPPRSQVRVKRVSSASERPARKRSRTDALDEDMSSSSEMDELSNSRSSRVRIKAPTMKDILDLDPSPPVLPVKEQLRIVAPELDSTRHTPMQRLPANAAVQRSKTDVWVSARHADLSDWGPYSGMSSDEDMLPPRVEKSSQAYGSQPHLRFEITSEDGFSVKADSIEVAWRAVTDGVLEARAGFHLKQLPLGGVSGPRALGVLHDAVVFLLEQLVGAAGCKGHRFRFHRYDGPEDELPLNPSGCARAEVYTRKSTFDMFNFLASQHRQLPDLAPCEEEDDDVPLKSTRRATSTELPMAMRFRHLEKASKEAVGVYRSAIHGRGLFCKRNIESGEMVIEYAGNVIRAVLTDKREKYYDSRGIGCYMFRIDDFDVVDATMHGNAARFINHSCEPNCYSRVINVEGQKHIVIFALRKIYRGEELTYDYKFPIEDASNKLRCNCTARRCRRFLN from the exons ATGACGCTGCGTTCGGGGGGGGCTCCTCAGCCCCTGCTGCCTCCCCTTCAGCTCCCCTCCCAGGGCCTCCGACCCCCCGGCCTCGCCGCCCCCCCGGAGAGGCCGGCGGGCCTCGGCCTCCAGCTGGGGCTCCGCCCccacctccccgtcctccccccgcGGCGTGGCCAGCCCTCCCTCCGGCCTCCGCCACTCCCCCAGAGGCGGCAAGCCTTCAAGATCGCCACGCCCGTCTCGGCCGAGCTTCCCCAAGACTTCCTGGTGTCCTCCGAGGCCGAGGACTCGGTCACGGCTCCCAACGGCGGGTCTCTGCCCCCGGGGAacctggaggaagaggtggcCCGTCTGATGGCGGACCCGGAGCTGACCTTCACCCCTCTGGACGCCGACACGGAGGTGGCCGTGGCGTCGTTGCTCAACGCCAAGCTGGAGTTCGACGAGGCCCTGCTGAACGAAAACGTGGTCCTCCACTGCGGCTCGCAGGCGGGTGCCAGGGGAGAGGCCGACGGGGAGACGCAGGGCGGGGAGGAGGCCGCGAGCGAGGGGAGGCAGGGCGGGGTGGAGGCAGCCAAGGCCGCCGGCGCCTTCCCTAAAGCGGTGAGCTCTGGGGAGGGCCTGGACCACGCGTCCTCTGACGAGGACATGGACCACTACCTGAAGTTCTCCCGCACCGTGGTGGTGCGCGAGGCGGCCAAGGACGCCGG CTCGACGGCACCAACAACGGCTCGGAGAGCGACGGCAGCGAGGGGCCGGGCGAGCAGAGCGCCGGGAGGAGCGGGGAAGGCGAAGCTGCCGTCCCCCCCCGCCGTCAGCCAGGTGGCCAATCACAACACGCTGTCCAAGACGCTGGTCATCTCCATGGAGAGGATCGATGCCATACCGACCCAGTCGCCACACAAGCAGGAGAAGCCGGCGTGTGTCCCGGAGACGGAGCCGGCGTCCTCCTCGTCCCTGTTCATGGAAACGAGCGACATCAACAACGAATTCTCGGTGCAGGAGGAGGTTCTGATGGACGCCGAGGCTCAGAAGGAGGTCCTGCTGGATCCGTCCACCGGTCACTTCATCTCTGCCGACGACGGCTCGGTGGTGTACCTGGCCAACAATGCCGGGCTGGACAAGGACGACGGCACCTCGTCCACAGACTCGCTCGCCGGTGAAGAGGACAACCGAGACCCGGACTACTCGCCTGAACTTCCTCCCGCCAAAAAGCCGGCGGCAGCCTCGCCGATGAAAACCAAAACCATCATCATGAAAGCCCGCCCCATGCCCACCGTGAACTTGAAAAGCGCCCCCCTCGGGGCTCCTCCCACACCGCCCCAGGTCATCAAGGTGTCCTTGCCCCCCGGGCAGCCCCCCAGGGCGGTGTCGTCCGCTCCGACCATCACCGTACGGGCCATCCCCAGGACCGGGCCCTCGCCCATCGTCATCAACGGCCTGAACACCCTCCCTCTGCAGGCTGGGGCCCCCAGGGGCCAGACGATAGCCATCCGCCTCAACCCCACCAAGTcggccctgccccagcctccagcccccgtcCTTGCTCAGCCCGGTGCCCCGCCCCTGGCCCCGCcctctggccccgcccctcaGGTCCTACTGGTCAACCGCCAGGGTCAGATTCTGATCAAAGATCCCCGGACGAACACCTACCAGACCCTGACCACCAGCTCCCCGTCCTACGCCCGCATCAGCCAGATCGCCAAGATCATCCACAGCTCCGCCCCCCGGCCCGCCCCCCGCGTCGTCATCACCCCCACTCCCGTCCCCCGCGTCCAGAACGCCGTCCCcgccaaccccacccccaggaGCTACACGCCCACCGGCTCCACCAAAAAGGTGTTTGTGCGGGCGACGCCCCTGCTCAGCGCTGGCCGGCAAGCGGGCGCCCGGGTGAAGAACGTGTCTCACCCGGGCAGCCCCGACGGCATGGCCCAGTCCATCATCGACCAGGCCATGGCGTCCCACCGTGAGCGGACGCGCCCCAACATCCTGACCTCTCCCCACACGCCGcgcccctcccaaccccccctcagcccctcccaaccccccctcagcccctcccAGTTCAGCGTGCACCCCTACCTAGGGAAGCTGCAGCCCCCCGTGGCCTTCGCCCCCGGCGGGTTCCAGCCCGCCATCGTCCCCCCGCCGCGCTCGCAGGTGCGCGTGAAGAGGGTGTCGTCCGCCTCGGAGAGACCggcgaggaagaggagcaggaccgATGCTCTGGACGAGGACATGTCCTCCTCCAGCGAGATGGACGAGCTCAGCAACAGCAG gtctAGCAGAGTTCGTATAAAAGCCCCGACCATGAAGGACATCCTGGACCTGGACCCGAGCCCTCCTGTCTTGCCTGTGAAGGAGCAGCTCAGGATCGTGGCTCCGGAGCTGGACAGCACCAG GCACACCCCTATGCAGCGCCTGCCTGCCAACGCTGCAGTCCAGCGCAGCAAAACAGACGTGTGGGTGAGCGCTCGGCACGCAGACCTGTCAGACTGGGGCCCCTACTCAG GAATGAGCTCAGACGAGGACATGCTGCCCCCCCGGGTGGAGAAGAGCAGCCAAGCCTACGGCAGCCAGCCCCACCTGCGCTTTGAAATCACCAGCGAAGACGGCTTCAGCGTGAAGGCCGACAGCATCGAGG tggCCTGGCGTGCCGTGACGGACGGCGTCCTGGAGGCGCGGGCGGGGTTCCACCTGAAGCAGCTGCCTCTGGGCGGGGTGAGCGGGCCGCGGGCGCTGGGCGTGCTGCACGACGCCGTGGTCTTCCTGCTGGAGCAGCTGGTGGGAGCGGCCGGCTGCAAGGGACATCGCTTCCGTTTCCACCGCTACGACGGCCCCGAGGACGAGCTGCCGCTCAACCCCAGCGGCTGCGCCCGCGCCGAGGTCTACACGCG GAAGTCCACCTTCGACATGTTCAACTTCCTGGCTTCCCAGCACAGACAGCTCCCTGACCTGGCTCCCTGTGAAGAGGAAGACGACGATGTTCCGCTGAAGTCCACCAG acgaGCCACGAGCACTGAGCTGCCCATGGCCATGCGCTTCCGACACCTGGAGAAGGCGTCCAAGGAGGCAGTGGGAGTCTACAG GTCGGCCATTCACGGACGTGGGCTGTTCTGCAAGAGGAACATCGAGTCTGGGGAGATGGTTATAGAGTACGCGGGCAACGTGATCCGAGCCGTTCTGACAGACAAGCGAGAGAAATACTACGACAGCAGG GGCATCGGCTGCTACATGTTCCGCATCGACGACTTCGACGTGGTGGACGCCACCATGCACGGCAACGCGGCGCGGTTCATCAACCACTCGTGCGAGCCCAACTGCTACTCCCGCGTCATCAACGTGGAGGGCCAGAAGCACATCGTCATCTTCGCTCTGAGGAAGATATACCGGGGCGAGGAGCTCACGTACGACTACAAGTTCCCCATCGAGGACGCCAGCAACAAGCTGCGGTGCAACTGTACCGCCCGGCGCTGTCGCCGCTTTCTCAACTGA
- the LOC134016658 gene encoding trypsin-3-like, translating into MKGLIFLALFGAAFAAPLEDEKIVGGYECPAHSVAYQVSLNAGYHFCGGSLISSQWVVSAAHCYKSRISVRLGEHNIKVNEGTEQWIDSAVVIKHPRYNSQNLDSDIMLIKLSRPATLNSYVQTVALASRCDVADESCLVSGWGNTVTNGNSPPDRLQCLRQPMIDRRICKNAYPHLFTDTMICSGFMHGGASSCQGDSGGPLVCSGELQGIVSWGYKCAMPGHPSVYARVCQFTSWIRSTMSSN; encoded by the exons ATGAAGGGGCTGATTTTCCTAGCTTTGTTTGGAGCGGCAT TCGCTGCCCCGTTGGAGGATGAGAAGATTGTTGGGGGGTACGAGTGCCCTGCTCACTCGGTGGCCTACCAGGTCTCTCTGAACGCCGGCTACCACTTCTGTGGGGGCTCCCTAATATCCAGCCAGTGGGTCGTGTCCGCTGCCCACTGCTACAAGTC TCGTATCAGCGTCCGCCTTGGCGAGCACAACATCAAGGTGAACGAGGGCACCGAGCAGTGGATCGATTCAGCCGTGGTCATCAAGCACCCCCGCTACAACAGCCAGAACCTGGACAGTGACATCATGCTGATCAAACTGAGCCGACCCGCCACCCTCAACAGCTACGTTCAGACAGTGGCCTTGGCCTCGCGCTGCGACGTGGCTGACGAGAGCTGCTTGGTGTCCGGATGGGGAAACACTGTCACCAACGGCA ACAGCCCTCCCGATAGACTGCAGTGCCTCAGGCAGCCGATGATCGATCGTAGGATCTGCAAGAACGCCTACCCCCATCTGTTTACAGACACCATGATCTGCTCCGGATTCATGCATGGAGGAGCTAGCAGCTGCCAG GGTGACTCTGGCGGCCCCCTGGTGTGTAGCGGAGAGCTGCAGGGTATCGTTTCCTGGGGTTACAAATGCGCCATGCCTGGACACCCCAGCGTGTACGCCCGCGTGTGCCAGTTCACCAGCTGGATCCGAAGCACCATGAGCAGcaactaa
- the LOC134016659 gene encoding small ribosomal subunit protein eS19-like isoform X3, with amino-acid sequence MPGVTVKDVNQQEFVRALSAFLKKSGKLKVPEWVDTVKLAKHKELAPCDDNWFYTRVASTARHLYLRGGVGVGSMIKIYGGRQRNGVCPAHFSVGSRNVARKVLLALEGVKMVERDPNGTWCYGDHEIHRGLSSSVSLTSL; translated from the exons ATGCCGGGTGTCACAGTGAAAGACGTCAACCAGCAAGAGTTTGTCCGAGCCTTGTCAGCATTTCTCAAGAA GTCTGGAAAATTGAAAGTTCCAGAATGGGTGGACACAGTCAAGTTGGCTAAGCACAAGGAGCTAGCCCCCTGTGATGACAACTGGTTCTACACCAGAGTAG CGTCCACAGCGCGCCACCTGTACCTGCGTGGAGGCGTAGGAGTGGGCTCCATGATCAAGATCTACGGAGGACGTCAGAGGAACGGGGTCTGCCCCGCCCACTTCAGCGTGGGGTCCAGGAACGTCGCGCGCAAGGTTCTCCTAGCTCTCGAGGGTGTGAAGATGGTGGAAAGGGATCCCAACGG GACCTGGTGTTATGGAGATCATGAAATCCATCGCGGGCTGTCTAGTTCCGTGTCGTTAACATCTCTGTAA
- the LOC134016659 gene encoding small ribosomal subunit protein eS19-like isoform X2: MPGVTVKDVNQQEFVRALSAFLKKSGKLKVPEWVDTVKLAKHKELAPCDDNWFYTRVASTARHLYLRGGVGVGSMIKIYGGRQRNGVCPAHFSVGSRNVARKVLLALEGVKMVERDPNGGRRLTAQGQRDLDRIAGQDLVLWRS; this comes from the exons ATGCCGGGTGTCACAGTGAAAGACGTCAACCAGCAAGAGTTTGTCCGAGCCTTGTCAGCATTTCTCAAGAA GTCTGGAAAATTGAAAGTTCCAGAATGGGTGGACACAGTCAAGTTGGCTAAGCACAAGGAGCTAGCCCCCTGTGATGACAACTGGTTCTACACCAGAGTAG CGTCCACAGCGCGCCACCTGTACCTGCGTGGAGGCGTAGGAGTGGGCTCCATGATCAAGATCTACGGAGGACGTCAGAGGAACGGGGTCTGCCCCGCCCACTTCAGCGTGGGGTCCAGGAACGTCGCGCGCAAGGTTCTCCTAGCTCTCGAGGGTGTGAAGATGGTGGAAAGGGATCCCAACGG AGGCAGAAGGCTTACTGCTCAGGGTCAAAGAGACCTGGACAGAATTGCTGGTCAG GACCTGGTGTTATGGAGATCATGA
- the LOC134016659 gene encoding small ribosomal subunit protein eS19-like isoform X1, with protein sequence MPGVTVKDVNQQEFVRALSAFLKKSGKLKVPEWVDTVKLAKHKELAPCDDNWFYTRVASTARHLYLRGGVGVGSMIKIYGGRQRNGVCPAHFSVGSRNVARKVLLALEGVKMVERDPNGGRRLTAQGQRDLDRIAGQVSAASKKQ encoded by the exons ATGCCGGGTGTCACAGTGAAAGACGTCAACCAGCAAGAGTTTGTCCGAGCCTTGTCAGCATTTCTCAAGAA GTCTGGAAAATTGAAAGTTCCAGAATGGGTGGACACAGTCAAGTTGGCTAAGCACAAGGAGCTAGCCCCCTGTGATGACAACTGGTTCTACACCAGAGTAG CGTCCACAGCGCGCCACCTGTACCTGCGTGGAGGCGTAGGAGTGGGCTCCATGATCAAGATCTACGGAGGACGTCAGAGGAACGGGGTCTGCCCCGCCCACTTCAGCGTGGGGTCCAGGAACGTCGCGCGCAAGGTTCTCCTAGCTCTCGAGGGTGTGAAGATGGTGGAAAGGGATCCCAACGG AGGCAGAAGGCTTACTGCTCAGGGTCAAAGAGACCTGGACAGAATTGCTGGTCAG GTTTCCGCGGCCAGTAAGAAGCAGTAA